One stretch of Prunus persica cultivar Lovell chromosome G1, Prunus_persica_NCBIv2, whole genome shotgun sequence DNA includes these proteins:
- the LOC18789270 gene encoding T-complex protein 1 subunit epsilon, with product MALAFDEYGRPFIILREQEQKTRLRGLDAQKANISAGTAVARILRTSLGPKGMDKMLQSPDGEVTVTNDGATILEQMDVDNQIAKLMVELSQSQDYEIGDGTTGVVVLAGALLEHAERLLERGIHPIRVAEGYEMASRIAFDHLQHIAQKFEFGLDNIEPLVRTCMTTLSSKIVNRCKRDLAEIAVKAVLAVADLERKDVNLDLIKVEGKVGGKLEDTELVYGILIDKDMSHPQMPKRIENAKIAILTCPFEPPKPKTKHKVDIDTVEKFQTLRLQEQKYFDDMVQQCKDVGATLVICQWGFDDEANHLLMHRNLPAVRWVGGVELELIAIATGGRIVPRFQELTPDKLGKAGIVREKSFGTTKDRMLYIEHCANSRAVTIFIRGGNKMMIEETKRSIHDALCVARNLIRNNSIVYGGGSAEISCSVAVEAAADKYPGVEQYAIRAFADALDSVPMALAENSGLQPIETLSAVKSQQIKENNPHCGIDCNDVGTNDMREQNVFETLIGKQQQILLATQVVKMILKIDDVISPSDF from the exons ATGGCGCTCGCATTCGATGAGTATGGGCGGCCATTCATAATACTGAGGGAGCAGGAGCAGAAGACCCGATTGAGAGGCCTCGATGCTCAGAAAGCCAACATTTCGGCTGGCACAGCCGTCGCTCGGATCCTCCGGACCTCTCTCGGACCCAAGGGCATGGACAAGATGCTCCAGAGCCCCGATGGTGAAGTCACAGTCA CAAATGATGGCGCAACAATTCTGGAGCAGATGGATGTCGACAATCAAATTGCAAAGTTGATGGTTGAACTATCGCAGAGTCAGGACTATGAAATTGGTGATGGGACAACTGGAGTCGTTGTGTTGGCTGGTGCACTTTTAGAGCACGCTGAGCGGCTATTGGAGCGTGGTATTCACCCCATACGGGTTGCAGAGGGATATGAAATGGCATCTAGAATAGCCTTCGATCATTTGCAGCATATAGcacaaaaatttgaatttgggcTGGATAACATAGAGCCTCTAGTTCGAACTTGCATGACCACTTTATCATCCAAGAT TGTGAATCGGTGCAAGCGCGACCTTGCTGAGATTGCTGTGAAAGCAGTTCTTGCTGTTGCAGATTTAGAGAGGAAGGATGTGAATCTAGATCTGATAAAAGTAGAGGGGAAAGTAGGGGGTAAGTTGGAAGATACTGAGCTGGTATATGGTATTCTTATCGACAAGGATATGAGCCATCCACAAATGCCAAAGcgaattgaaaatgcaaaaattgcTATCTTGACTTGCCCATTTGAGCCACCGAAGCCAAAGACAAAACATAAGGTTGATATTGATACAGTGGAAAAGTTTCAGACTCTACGTCTGCAAGAACAGAAGTACTTTGATGACATGGTCCAACAATGCAAG GATGTGGGTGCTACCTTGGTCATCTGTCAATGGGGATttgatgatgaagcaaatCACCTATTGATGCACAGGAACTTGCCTGCTGTCAGATGGGTTGGTGGTGTAGAGTTGGAACTAATTGCAATAGCTACAG GCGGAAGAATTGTGCCCAGGTTTCAAGAATTGACACCCGATAAGCTAGGAAAG GCCGGTATAGTTCGTGAAAAATCATTTGGCACAACAAAAGATCGAATGCTGTACATTGAACACTGTGCAAATTCAAGGGCTGTGACCATATTCATCCGTGGAG GTAACAAAATGATGATAGAGGAGACTAAACGCAGCATCCATGATGCCCTGTGCGTTGCTAGGAATCTCATCCGCAACAACTCGATTGTCTATGGTGGTGGCTCAGCAGAGATATCTTGCTCTGTTGCTGTAGAGGCAGCTGCCGATAAATACCCAGGAGTTGAACAA TATGCCATTAGAGCATTTGCAGATGCTTTGGATTCTGTCCCCATGGCACTTGCAGAGAACAGTGGCCTTCAACCCATTGAAACACTATCTGCAGTGAAATCCCAGCAGATTAAG GAGAACAATCCCCACTGTGGAATAGACTGCAATGATGTTGGCACTAATGATATGCGCGAGCAGAACGTGTTTGAGACTTTAATTGGGAAACAGCAGCAAATCTTACTGGCAACACAAGTTGTCAAGATGATACTGAAAATAGATGATGTTATTTCTCCCTCAGATTTCTGA
- the LOC18788875 gene encoding cleavage and polyadenylation specificity factor subunit 6 translates to MDPMAEEQIDYEDEEYGGAQKLQYQGSGAISALADEEPMVEDDEYDDLYNDVNVREGFLQMHRSEAPLPPGGVGNGGLQAQKTDVTETRVQAGVSQESKIPGVSVQGKYSSAVAQFPEQQGQPPVAKEPELGSTGYVGGASGSQKGRAMEMSHDTQVRHMGFQGSTTMPPNVGGDSSDITGKTALESVPSMNSGTAGPTGVTQMPTNQISIKVNANRPMFNENQIRPPVENGSTMLFVGELHWWTTDAELESVLSQYGRVKEIKFFDERASGKSKGYCQVEFHDPAAATACKEGMDGYLFNGRACVVAFASPQTLKQMGASYLSKSQGQTQSQQPGRRPMNEGVGRGGGVNYQTGDTGGRNFGRGGWGRGGQGVANRGPGGGGPMRGRGGAMGAKNMAGNPAGVGTGANGGYGQGLAGPGFGGPVGGMMNPQGMMGAGFDPTYMGRGGGYGGFPGPAFPGMLSSFPAVNTMGLAGVAPHVNPAFFGRGMATNGMGMMGSSGMDGHHAGMWNDPSMGGWGGDEHGRRTRESSYGGDDGASEYGYGEANHEKGGRSNAPSRERERGSERDWSGNSERRHRDEREQDWDRSERGEHREHRYKEEKDSYRDHRQRERDVGYEDDWDRGQSSSRPRSRSKAMPEDDHRSRSRDVDYGKRRRLPSE, encoded by the coding sequence ATGGATCCAATGGCTGAAGAGCAAATAGATTATGAAGATGAGGAATATGGAGGGGCTCAGAAGCTTCAGTATCAGGGAAGTGGAGCCATCTCTGCGCTTGCAGATGAAGAACCCATGGTAGAAGATGATGAGTATGATGATCTCTATAATGATGTTAATGTTAGAGAGGGTTTCTTGCAGATGCACCGGTCTGAGGCACCACTCCCACCTGGTGGTGTTGGCAATGGAGGTCTCCAAGCACAGAAAACTGATGTTACTGAAACAAGAGTTCAAGCTGGTGTCTCTCAGGAATCGAAAATTCCTGGGGTTTCAGTTCAAGGGAAGTATTCTAGTGCTGTGGCCCAGTTTCCAGAACAACAGGGTCAGCCACCAGTGGCTAAGGAGCCAGAACTGGGATCCACAGGTTATGTGGGTGGAGCTTCTGGATCTCAAAAGGGGAGGGCTATGGAGATGAGTCATGATACTCAAGTCAGACATATGGGGTTTCAGGGGTCGACAACTATGCCCCCAAATGTCGGTGGTGATTCTTCTGACATTACTGGGAAAACTGCTCTCGAGTCTGTTCCGTCTATGAATTCTGGCACTGCTGGTCCTACAGGAGTTACACAGATGCCGACTAATCAAATCAGTATCAAGGTAAATGCTAATCGTCCAATGTTTAATGAAAACCAAATCCGGCCACCAGTTGAAAATGGTTCAACCATGCTGTTTGTGGGAGAACTACATTGGTGGACAACTGATGCTGAGCTTGAAAGTGTTTTATCTCAGTATGGGAGGGTCAAGGAAATTAAGTTTTTTGATGAGAGAGCCAGTGGTAAATCCAAAGGATATTGTCAGGTTGAGTTTCATGATCCAGCTGCTGCCACTGCATGCAAAGAGGGAATGGATGGTTATCTTTTCAATGGGAGAGCTTGTGTTGTGGCTTTTGCTTCTCCACAGACTTTGAAGCAGATGGGAGCTTCTTATTTAAGCAAATCCCAAGGCCAGACTCAGTCTCAGCAACCAGGAAGAAGGCCCATGAACGAGGGTGTTGGAAGGGGAGGAGGTGTGAACTATCAAACTGGAGACACTGGAGGGAGGAATTTTGGAAGGGGTGGATGGGGACGAGGTGGACAGGGAGTAGCCAACAGAGGTCCTGGAGGTGGAGGACCAatgagaggaagaggaggggcCATGGGCGCAAAGAACATGGCTGGGAACCCTGCTGGTGTTGGAACTGGTGCTAATGGAGGCTATGGACAGGGCCTTGCAGGTCCTGGGTTTGGAGGTCCTGTAGGAGGTATGATGAATCCACAGGGTATGATGGGTGCTGGATTTGATCCAACATATATGGGCCGAGGAGGCGGTTATGGAGGATTTCCAGGTCCTGCTTTTCCTGGAATGCTTTCTTCATTTCCTGCTGTTAATACAATGGGACTTGCTGGGGTGGCTCCTCATGTAAACCCAGCTTTCTTTGGCAGGGGAATGGCAACTAATGGAATGGGAATGATGGGTTCTTCTGGAATGGATGGGCATCATGCAGGGATGTGGAATGACCCAAGCATGGGTGGGTGGGGAGGAGACGAACATGGTCGAAGAACTAGGGAGTCAAGTTAtggtggtgatgatggtgCTTCTGAGTATGGGTATGGAGAGGCAAATCATGAAAAAGGAGGAAGGTCAAATGCTCCCTCGAGGGAAAGAGAACGGGGATCTGAGCGTGACTGGTCAGGAAACTCTGAGAGGAGGCATCGTGATGAGAGGGAACAAGACTGGGACAGGTCTGAAAGAGGGGAGCACAGGGAGCATCGgtacaaagaagaaaaagatagtTACCGAGACCATCGACAGAGAGAGCGTGATGTGGGTTATGAGGATGACTGGGACAGAGGTCAGTCTTCTTCAAGACCTCGGAGCCGGTCCAAAGCAATGCCGGAAGATGATCATCGGTCTCGATCAAGGGATGTTGATTACGGGAAGAGGAGACGGTTGCCATCTGAGTGA
- the LOC18788873 gene encoding probable pectate lyase 5, with protein sequence MDLVVDHKYLYCSISGSLKPLSPYISSPSLSTSSSQAFSSLSLPSLLCSLSLCFCLQAEKLEIMAMPLSLLLLSLLLIPAFISSSPVQDPELVIQEVQKSINASRRNLGYLSCGTGNPMDDCWRCDPNWEKNRQRLADCAIGFGKHAIGGRDGKIYVVTDAGDHPVNPKPGTLRYGVIQDQPLWIVFKGDMVIKLKEELMMNSFKTIDGRGASVHIAGGPCITIQYVTNIIIHGLNIHDCKQGGNAYVRDSPSHYGWRTLSDGDGVSIFGGSHVWVDHCSLSNCRDGLIDAIHGSTSITISNNYMTHHNKVMLLGHSDSYTQDKNMQVTIAFNHFGEGLVQRMPRCRHGNFHVVNNDYTHWEMYAIGGSASPTINSQGNRFLAPNDRFNKEITKHEDAPQKEWSKWNWRSSGDLLLNGAFFTASGAGASSSYARASSLGARPSSLVSSLTAGAGSLKCRKGSRC encoded by the exons ATGGACCTGGTGGTGGAccacaaatatttatattgttcAATATCAGGCTCTCTTAAACCCTTAAGCCCCTATATAAGCTCACCTTCTCTCTCAACTTCTTCCTCACAAgcattctcttctctctctctgcctagTTTGctctgttctctctctctctgcttttgTTTGCAAGCAGAGAAATTAGAAATCATGGCAATGCCACTCTCTCTtctgcttctctctcttcttctaaTCCCAGCCTTTATTTCCTCTTCCCCAGTTCAAGATCCTGAACTTGTAATACAAGAAGTACAAAA gAGCATCAATGCATCAAGGAGAAATTTGGGTTATCTCTCATGTGGAACTGGAAACCCCATGGATGACTGCTGGAGATGTGACCCCAATTGGGAGAAGAATCGGCAACGGCTCGCCGATTGCGCAATTGGGTTTGGAAAGCATGCCATTGGAGGCAGAGATGGCAAAATTTATGTGGTCACAGACGCAGGGGATCATCCTGTGAACCCTAAACCAGGCACCCTCAGATATGGTGTGATCCAAGATCAGCCACTGTGGATCGTTTTCAAAGGTGACATGGTGATCAAGCTGAAGGAAGAGCTGATGATGAACTCGTTCAAGACCATCGACGGCAGAGGAGCCAGCGTCCACATTGCCGGTGGGCCCTGCATAACCATACAGTATGTGACCAACATTATAATTCATGGACTGAACATTCATGACTGCAAGCAAGGAGGAAATGCCTATGTGAGAGATTCACCTAGCCATTACGGCTGGAGGACTTTGTCTGATGGAGATGGAGTTTCAATTTTCGGTGGAAGCCATGTTTGGGTGGATCATTGCTCTCTGTCGAATTGCCGGGATGGGCTCATCGATGCCATCCATGGATCCACATCCATCACCATATCCAACAACTACATGACTCACCATAACAAGGTCATGCTCTTGGGCCACAGTGATTCCTACACACAGGACAAGAACATGCAAGTCACCATTGCCTTCAACCACTTTGGAGAAGGGCTTGTTCAGAGGATGCCAAG ATGTAGACATGGGAATTTTCATGTGGTGAATAATGACTATACTCATTGGGAAATGTATGCCATTGGTGGCAGTGCCTCTCCAACCATCAACAGCCAGGGCAATAGGTTTCTGGCACCAAATGATAGATTCAATAAAGAG ATCACTAAACATGAAGATGCACCACAGAAAGAGTGGAGCAAATGGAACTGGAGGTCTTCAGGAGATTTGCTGTTAAATGGAGCTTTCTTCACAGCATCTGGGGCCGGAGCTTCTTCTAGTTATGCCAGGGCATCGAGTTTGGGTGCAAGACCATCCTCACTAGTGAGTTCACTTACAGCTGGGGCAGGTTCACTCAAGTGCAGGAAGGGCTCGCGTTGCTGA
- the LOC109950679 gene encoding anther-specific protein BCP1-like, producing the protein MGYIYPFPTQHHSPPSPISISLQCFSNPAEKENQLLARVLNYQFTFFYVNMARQIVVVALVLMATVGLAFGADAPSPSAGAAATTTPKPGLPTFSGVPVSGPVAAADNNQVGTMGGDSGEGAAAPSPSGSASSDGVTAGSVGGPVSESTFGSIDGGNAESPKASAATAEQLSAGAVVAAGVAASLFF; encoded by the coding sequence ATGGGGTATATATACCCATTTCCCACCCAGCACCATTCACCACCATCGCCGATTTCCATAAGCCTGCAGTGTTTCTCAAACCCAGCAGAGAAAGAGAACCAACTGCTCGCACGCGTGTTAAATTACCAGTTTACCTTTTTTTACGTAAACATGGCACGCcaaattgttgttgttgctctTGTTCTGATGGCCACCGTGGGTTTGGCTTTTGGCGCCGACGCCCCCAGCCCCAGCGCCGGTGCCGCCGCCACCACAACCCCCAAACCCGGTCTCCCAACGTTTAGTGGTGTGCCTGTTTCCGGACCCGTAGCCGCAGCCGACAATAACCAAGTGGGAACCATGGGCGGTGACAGCGGTGAGGGCGCTGCCGCTCCTTCTCCCAGTGGCAGTGCTTCTAGCGATGGTGTCACCGCGGGCTCTGTTGGTGGACCTGTCTCCGAGTCAACTTTTGGCTCCATTGATGGTGGCAATGCCGAGAGTCCTAAGGCTAGCGCTGCCACCGCCGAACAGCTCTCCGCTGGAGCAGTTGTTGCCGCTGGCGTGGCCGCCTCCTTGTTCTTCTAA